The following coding sequences lie in one Erwinia amylovora genomic window:
- the thiE gene encoding thiamine phosphate synthase, whose amino-acid sequence MSRGAFPATAARLGLYPVVDNVQWIARLLEAGVRTIQLRIKDRTEQEVETQVAGAIALGKRYQARLFINDYWRLAVKHQAYGVHLGQEDLNIADLDSIYAAGLRLGLSTHDDDELDRALAEKPSYIALGHVFPTRTKDMPSAPQGLEALSRYIKRLPGISTVAIGGISLERAPAVLATGVGSIAVVSAITQASDWQAATRQLLALAETQRPPRA is encoded by the coding sequence ATGAGCCGTGGAGCATTTCCAGCAACCGCAGCACGGCTGGGGCTTTATCCGGTGGTTGATAACGTGCAGTGGATCGCCCGTCTGCTGGAGGCTGGCGTACGCACCATTCAGTTACGCATTAAAGACCGGACGGAACAGGAAGTTGAAACACAGGTCGCCGGGGCGATTGCCCTCGGTAAGCGCTATCAGGCACGGCTGTTTATTAACGACTACTGGCGGCTGGCCGTAAAGCATCAGGCATACGGCGTACACCTGGGGCAGGAGGATCTCAATATCGCCGATCTGGACAGCATTTACGCTGCCGGACTGCGTTTGGGGCTGTCAACCCATGATGATGACGAGTTGGATCGCGCACTGGCTGAAAAACCTTCTTATATTGCACTGGGCCACGTATTTCCTACCCGCACCAAGGATATGCCTTCCGCGCCACAGGGGCTGGAGGCGCTGTCGCGCTATATAAAGCGGCTGCCGGGCATATCTACCGTGGCGATTGGCGGCATCAGCCTTGAGCGTGCGCCAGCTGTTCTGGCCACCGGCGTGGGCAGTATTGCCGTGGTGAGCGCCATCACCCAGGCCAGCGACTGGCAGGCCGCAACGCGTCAGCTGCTGGCGCTGGCAGAAACGCAGCGCCCGCCAAGAGCCTGA